One segment of Rhipicephalus sanguineus isolate Rsan-2018 chromosome 6, BIME_Rsan_1.4, whole genome shotgun sequence DNA contains the following:
- the LOC119396949 gene encoding uncharacterized protein LOC119396949 isoform X1 codes for MSLEEGVFGTINSDLRWDYESGAALSESGDADEPLIRGSDNGDAMRISLWARIRKHAWIVPVIYTHLWAAAVISLVAPFFPPLADSRGIPAWKYGFFFSTMKLMMLPGAVIAEKLMSGVSARAGYLGGQATTALFSVTCGFLYWIKSGNLLLGASLLMAAFGGCCNTVYSVCLYTLLTSRFQDDGGMLIGLMECLWGAGTLIGSAIGGSLIDLWAFPLPFFVMGGVLLLSLPFMAMINPRSSKHERPTNDSVPQQQCGEKKYWHLISDLIFIVNLVTVTISWAMTSFNEPTLEPFLRQFNMSSTEVGTVFTVQFVGYSIGALLGGLFAKYKMEPFLNFFGMLLSTIGYIILGPIPIIPILPNVFFVYISQIFIGVGMAVTYVSPYMHALRHSVETAGYPDSEKTHGVVTSATYQFMVFGAVITSPLAGFVTQKLGFPFSSMIFAGVLAFWTIVTGIVWLHLDYSLFGKKRPPGCQKPPTTEDEDKVQAAPHSS; via the exons ATGTCCCTCGAGGAAGGAGTCTTCGGGACGATCAACAGCGACCTCCGGTGGGACTACGAAAGCGGCGCTGCTCTCTCGGAGAGTGGCGACGCGGATGAACCTCTCATTCGAGGTAGCGACAACGGCGACGCTATGCGTATTTCGTTGTgggcgcgcatcaggaagcacgCCTGGATCGTGCCGGTGATTTACACGCACCTGTGGGCGGCCGCCGTCATCTCGCTCGTGGCGCCTTTCTTTCCGCCGCTC GCGGACTCCAGAGGCATACCAGCGTGGAAATATGGATTTTTCTTCTCAACAATGAAACTCATGATGCTTCCAGGAGCTGTGATAGCCGAGAAGTTG ATGTCGGGCGTCTCCGCCAGGGCTGGCTACCTAGGTGGACAGGCGACCACTGCGCTATTCTCTGTCACATGCGG ctTTCTCTACTGGATAAAGAGCGGAAACCTACTTCTGGGCGCTTCCTTGCTCATGGCAGCTTTCGGCGGCTGCTGCAACACAGTCTACAGCGTTTGTCTGTACACTTTACTAACCTCAAGGTTTCAAGACGATGGCGGCATGCTCATC GGCCTGATGGAGTGCCTGTGGGGAGCAGGCACGTTGATTGGATCGGCCATCGGCGGGTCTCTCATTGAC CTTTGGGCATTTCCTCTCCCTTTCTTCGTCATGGGCGGCGTACTACTTCTATCGTTGCCCTTCATGGCAATGATAAATCCAAGGAGCTCCAAGCATG AGCGCCCAACAAACGACAGCGTGCCTCAACAACAGTGTGGGGAGAAGAAGTACTGGCACCTCATTTCTGATCTCATATTTATAGTTAACCTTGTCACCGTCACAATAAGTTGGGCTATGACCAGCTTCAACGAACCAACTTTGGAACCATTTTTGCGTCAG TTTAACATGTCAAGCACAGAAGTGGGAACGGTATTCACAGTCCAATTTGTTGGATATTCAATTGGTGCCTTACTTGGAGGTCTTTTCGCGAAGTACAAG ATGGAACCATTCCTGAACTTTTTCGGGATGTTGCTGTCAACGATAGGGTACATCATACTCGGCCCGATACCTATCATACCAATTCTGCC GAACGTTTTCTTTGTATATATATCTCAGATATTCATCGGTGTCGGCATGGCAGTCACATACGTCAGCCCCTACATGCATGCTCTCAGGCACAGCgt TGAGACCGCTGGTTATCCCGACAGTGAGAAAACCCACGGAGTAGTCACAAGCGCCACTTACCAGTTCATGGTTTTTGG TGCCGTCATAACTTCCCCCTTGGCGGGATTTGTGACCCAGAAGCTTGGCTTTCCATTTTCCTCCATGATTTTCGCCGGTGTTCTGGCTTTTTGG ACCATCGTGACGGGCATTGTGTGGTTGCACCTAGATTACTCACTTTTCGGTAAGAAGCGACCACCTGGGTGCCAAAAACCTCCTACGACAGAGGATGAAGACAAAGTCCAGGCAGCGCCCCACTCTTCGTGA
- the LOC119396949 gene encoding uncharacterized protein LOC119396949 isoform X2: MSLEEGVFGTINSDLRWDYESGAALSESGDADEPLIRGSDNGDAMRISLWARIRKHAWIVPVIYTHLWAAAVISLVAPFFPPLADSRGIPAWKYGFFFSTMKLMMLPGAVIAEKLMSGVSARAGYLGGQATTALFSVTCGFLYWIKSGNLLLGASLLMAAFGGCCNTVYSVCLYTLLTSRFQDDGGMLIGLMECLWGAGTLIGSAIGGSLIDLWAFPLPFFVMGGVLLLSLPFMAMINPRSSKHERPTNDSVPQQQCGEKKYWHLISDLIFIVNLVTVTISWAMTSFNEPTLEPFLRQFNMSSTEVGTVFTVQFVGYSIGALLGGLFAKYKMEPFLNFFGMLLSTIGYIILGPIPIIPILPETAGYPDSEKTHGVVTSATYQFMVFGAVITSPLAGFVTQKLGFPFSSMIFAGVLAFWTIVTGIVWLHLDYSLFGKKRPPGCQKPPTTEDEDKVQAAPHSS; the protein is encoded by the exons ATGTCCCTCGAGGAAGGAGTCTTCGGGACGATCAACAGCGACCTCCGGTGGGACTACGAAAGCGGCGCTGCTCTCTCGGAGAGTGGCGACGCGGATGAACCTCTCATTCGAGGTAGCGACAACGGCGACGCTATGCGTATTTCGTTGTgggcgcgcatcaggaagcacgCCTGGATCGTGCCGGTGATTTACACGCACCTGTGGGCGGCCGCCGTCATCTCGCTCGTGGCGCCTTTCTTTCCGCCGCTC GCGGACTCCAGAGGCATACCAGCGTGGAAATATGGATTTTTCTTCTCAACAATGAAACTCATGATGCTTCCAGGAGCTGTGATAGCCGAGAAGTTG ATGTCGGGCGTCTCCGCCAGGGCTGGCTACCTAGGTGGACAGGCGACCACTGCGCTATTCTCTGTCACATGCGG ctTTCTCTACTGGATAAAGAGCGGAAACCTACTTCTGGGCGCTTCCTTGCTCATGGCAGCTTTCGGCGGCTGCTGCAACACAGTCTACAGCGTTTGTCTGTACACTTTACTAACCTCAAGGTTTCAAGACGATGGCGGCATGCTCATC GGCCTGATGGAGTGCCTGTGGGGAGCAGGCACGTTGATTGGATCGGCCATCGGCGGGTCTCTCATTGAC CTTTGGGCATTTCCTCTCCCTTTCTTCGTCATGGGCGGCGTACTACTTCTATCGTTGCCCTTCATGGCAATGATAAATCCAAGGAGCTCCAAGCATG AGCGCCCAACAAACGACAGCGTGCCTCAACAACAGTGTGGGGAGAAGAAGTACTGGCACCTCATTTCTGATCTCATATTTATAGTTAACCTTGTCACCGTCACAATAAGTTGGGCTATGACCAGCTTCAACGAACCAACTTTGGAACCATTTTTGCGTCAG TTTAACATGTCAAGCACAGAAGTGGGAACGGTATTCACAGTCCAATTTGTTGGATATTCAATTGGTGCCTTACTTGGAGGTCTTTTCGCGAAGTACAAG ATGGAACCATTCCTGAACTTTTTCGGGATGTTGCTGTCAACGATAGGGTACATCATACTCGGCCCGATACCTATCATACCAATTCTGCC TGAGACCGCTGGTTATCCCGACAGTGAGAAAACCCACGGAGTAGTCACAAGCGCCACTTACCAGTTCATGGTTTTTGG TGCCGTCATAACTTCCCCCTTGGCGGGATTTGTGACCCAGAAGCTTGGCTTTCCATTTTCCTCCATGATTTTCGCCGGTGTTCTGGCTTTTTGG ACCATCGTGACGGGCATTGTGTGGTTGCACCTAGATTACTCACTTTTCGGTAAGAAGCGACCACCTGGGTGCCAAAAACCTCCTACGACAGAGGATGAAGACAAAGTCCAGGCAGCGCCCCACTCTTCGTGA